A part of Streptomyces sp. NBC_01235 genomic DNA contains:
- a CDS encoding winged helix-turn-helix transcriptional regulator has translation MTADLAFLADCRTRLAFDLVSNTWNPVVIWALKDGPGRPGELRARIGGISQKVLTQTLRRLEFNGLVTRQAHGGSPPRVEYELTCLGRTLLAPIQAFGAWAHDHGDEVMEAQDRYTREA, from the coding sequence GTGACCGCCGACCTCGCGTTCCTCGCCGACTGCCGGACCCGGCTCGCCTTCGACCTCGTCTCCAACACCTGGAACCCGGTGGTGATCTGGGCCCTCAAGGACGGGCCCGGACGCCCCGGTGAGCTGCGGGCACGCATCGGCGGAATCAGTCAGAAGGTGCTGACGCAGACTCTGCGCCGGCTGGAGTTCAACGGGCTCGTCACGCGGCAGGCCCACGGCGGGTCGCCACCGCGGGTGGAGTACGAACTCACCTGCCTGGGAAGGACGTTGCTCGCACCGATCCAGGCCTTCGGCGCCTGGGCGCACGACCACGGGGACGAGGTGATGGAAGCCCAGGACCGCTACACGCGCGAGGCCTGA
- a CDS encoding adenosine deaminase, which yields MTDRLDAPAASGTSAAAPASGAPAGPTAAAAAGARDVHAFIAGLPKAELHVHHVGSASPRIVSELAARHPDSKVPTDPEALADYFTFTDFAHFIDVYLSVVDLIRTPEDVRLLTYEVARDLARQQVRYAELTITPFSSTRRGIDELAFMDAIEDARKAAEAEFGTVLRWCFDIPGEAGLEAAEETTRLATDDRIRPEGLVSFGLGGPEIGVPRPQFKPYFDRAIAAGLRSVPHAGETTGPQTVWDALTHLRAERIGHGTSSAQDERLLAHLAEHRVALEVCPTSNIATRAVRTFDEHPIKEFVKAGVLVTINSDDPPMFGTDLNNEYAVAARLLDLDERGLADLAGNAVETSFLDEAGKRRVRNEIDTYTAGWLAP from the coding sequence ATGACCGACCGCCTCGACGCCCCCGCCGCGTCCGGCACCTCCGCCGCAGCCCCCGCCTCCGGCGCACCCGCCGGTCCCACCGCGGCCGCCGCGGCCGGCGCCCGCGACGTGCACGCCTTCATCGCCGGGCTGCCCAAGGCGGAACTGCACGTCCACCACGTCGGCTCCGCCTCCCCCCGCATCGTCTCCGAGCTGGCCGCCCGGCACCCCGACTCCAAGGTGCCCACCGACCCCGAGGCCCTGGCCGACTACTTCACGTTCACGGACTTCGCCCACTTCATCGACGTGTACCTGTCCGTCGTCGACCTCATCCGCACCCCGGAGGACGTCCGGCTGCTGACCTACGAGGTCGCCCGGGACCTGGCCCGCCAGCAGGTGCGCTACGCCGAGCTGACCATCACCCCGTTCTCCTCGACCCGGCGCGGCATCGACGAGCTCGCCTTCATGGACGCGATCGAGGACGCCCGCAAGGCGGCCGAGGCGGAGTTCGGGACCGTGCTGCGCTGGTGCTTCGACATCCCCGGCGAGGCCGGCCTGGAGGCCGCCGAGGAGACGACGCGGCTCGCCACCGACGACCGGATCCGCCCCGAGGGGCTGGTCTCCTTCGGGCTCGGCGGCCCCGAGATCGGCGTGCCGCGCCCGCAGTTCAAGCCGTACTTCGACCGGGCGATCGCCGCCGGGCTGCGCTCGGTGCCGCACGCCGGCGAGACCACCGGCCCCCAGACGGTGTGGGACGCGCTGACCCATCTGCGCGCCGAGCGCATCGGACACGGCACCAGCTCCGCGCAGGACGAGAGGCTGCTCGCGCACCTCGCCGAGCACCGCGTCGCCCTGGAGGTGTGCCCGACCTCGAACATCGCCACGCGCGCGGTCCGCACCTTCGACGAGCACCCGATCAAGGAGTTCGTGAAGGCCGGCGTCCTGGTCACGATCAACTCCGACGACCCGCCGATGTTCGGCACCGACCTGAACAACGAGTACGCGGTCGCCGCCCGTCTCCTCGACCTCGACGAGCGAGGTCTCGCCGACCTCGCCGGGAACGCTGTCGAGACGTCCTTCCTGGACGAGGCCGGCAAGCGACGCGTCAGGAACGAGATCGACACCTACACGGCGGGATGGCTCGCCCCCTGA
- a CDS encoding RNA polymerase sigma factor, with translation MRTYADAEAARHWRATIADAQAGDRQALDELVAGWLPLVYNIVGRALNGHADVDDVVQETMLRAVDNLGSLRDPDSFRSWLVAIAMRQIRDRARRRTTQPLDESVPQDDAADFAELTVLRLQLEGQRREVAEAVRWLDDEDRQLLSLWWLEVAGELTRRELAAAVGVSRQHAAVRVQRVKERLEVSRGIVRALDGACPDLRELTARWNGRPDSVWRKRLARHIRGCGYCGDPRESVVPAERLLVGIALVPVPAGFTISLALGGKTAAAATATASAGWSAKVLTALTKPAVAVTAGATLAAGGAYVVVQTPEDPPSRASVVPTAASTPALSPAPSPSASPSPSSSVTQEKTALYGSVVDAVDSAPAPDSPPAALPQRPAAGVTSSGGAHAIMNHRGDSVTLSGQGYVLVRWQISPQYRSGGLVMPSWTGLRGKLFHVASGGGRRMDDPAGGTDSTATGMGSKTTGFIVLPSGTQQMWQNEYFYLTGSVTLTVNERGADYGLSVFPTTWDAVEKDVTSGPAQGARRYGLVRDTGGDDTPVPQYVTRETPADPATVPQASRV, from the coding sequence ATGAGGACGTACGCCGACGCCGAGGCCGCCCGGCACTGGCGTGCCACCATCGCCGACGCGCAGGCCGGCGACCGGCAGGCGCTGGACGAGCTGGTCGCGGGCTGGCTGCCGCTGGTCTACAACATCGTCGGCCGCGCCCTGAACGGCCACGCCGACGTCGACGACGTCGTCCAGGAGACCATGCTGCGCGCCGTCGACAACCTCGGCTCGCTGCGCGACCCCGACAGCTTCCGTTCCTGGCTGGTCGCGATCGCCATGCGCCAGATCCGGGACCGCGCGCGCCGCAGGACGACGCAGCCCCTCGACGAGAGCGTGCCACAGGACGACGCCGCCGACTTCGCCGAACTCACCGTCCTCCGGCTCCAGTTGGAGGGTCAGCGGCGCGAGGTCGCGGAGGCGGTGCGCTGGCTGGACGACGAGGACCGGCAGCTGCTGTCGCTGTGGTGGCTGGAGGTCGCGGGCGAACTCACCCGCCGGGAGCTGGCCGCCGCCGTCGGCGTCAGCCGCCAGCACGCCGCCGTGCGCGTGCAGCGGGTGAAGGAGCGCCTGGAGGTCTCCCGGGGCATCGTGCGCGCCCTCGACGGCGCCTGCCCCGACCTGCGCGAGCTGACCGCCCGCTGGAACGGCCGCCCCGACTCCGTGTGGCGCAAGCGGCTGGCCCGCCACATCCGCGGCTGCGGTTACTGCGGCGACCCCCGCGAGTCGGTCGTACCGGCGGAACGGCTGCTCGTCGGGATCGCGCTGGTGCCGGTGCCGGCCGGCTTCACGATCTCCCTGGCCCTCGGCGGCAAGACGGCGGCCGCGGCCACCGCCACGGCCTCCGCCGGCTGGTCCGCGAAGGTGCTGACCGCACTGACCAAGCCGGCCGTCGCGGTCACGGCCGGCGCGACACTCGCCGCGGGCGGCGCCTACGTCGTCGTACAGACCCCCGAGGACCCGCCCTCGCGCGCGAGCGTCGTCCCCACGGCGGCGAGCACTCCCGCCCTCTCGCCGGCCCCCTCCCCCTCCGCCTCGCCGTCCCCCTCGTCGTCGGTGACGCAGGAGAAGACCGCGCTGTACGGCAGTGTCGTCGACGCCGTCGACAGCGCGCCCGCCCCGGACTCCCCGCCGGCCGCCCTGCCGCAGCGGCCCGCGGCCGGCGTCACCAGCAGCGGCGGCGCGCACGCGATCATGAACCACCGCGGGGACAGCGTGACGCTCAGCGGCCAGGGCTATGTCCTGGTGCGCTGGCAGATATCGCCGCAGTACCGCTCCGGCGGCCTGGTCATGCCGAGCTGGACCGGCCTCAGGGGCAAGCTCTTCCACGTGGCCTCGGGCGGCGGCCGCCGCATGGACGACCCCGCCGGCGGCACGGACAGCACGGCCACCGGTATGGGCAGCAAGACCACCGGCTTCATCGTCCTGCCGTCCGGCACCCAGCAGATGTGGCAGAACGAGTACTTCTACCTCACCGGCAGCGTCACCCTCACCGTGAACGAGCGGGGTGCCGACTACGGCCTCAGCGTCTTCCCGACGACCTGGGACGCGGTGGAGAAGGACGTCACGAGCGGCCCCGCCCAGGGCGCGCGGCGCTACGGCCTGGTCCGCGACACCGGCGGGGACGACACACCGGTCCCGCAGTACGTCACCCGCGAGACCCCGGCCGACCCGGCGACGGTCCCTCAGGCCTCGCGCGTGTAG
- a CDS encoding NADPH-dependent F420 reductase: MRVGILGTGGMADALGAQWRRAGHEVMTGGRSGGLREAAESGTDAVLLAVPYEAVVEVVAGLEGALRGRVLIDCTNPVGPDFGLLTAGGPSAAERVASAAPTAHVVKAFNLCHVDVWRLNPPVFDGRPLAVPLCGDDEAALSVVRRLVRDLGCEPLNAGGLDRAGLLEATAALLIRLWSGEGADAQAISPPLAYAAG; the protein is encoded by the coding sequence ATGCGCGTGGGGATTCTCGGGACGGGTGGAATGGCGGACGCGCTGGGCGCCCAGTGGCGGCGGGCCGGGCACGAGGTGATGACCGGAGGCCGCTCCGGAGGGCTGCGGGAGGCGGCGGAGTCCGGGACGGACGCGGTGCTGCTCGCGGTTCCGTACGAGGCCGTGGTCGAGGTGGTCGCCGGGCTGGAAGGAGCCTTGCGCGGACGGGTGCTGATCGACTGCACCAATCCGGTGGGCCCGGATTTCGGCCTGCTCACGGCGGGCGGCCCGTCAGCGGCCGAACGCGTCGCCTCCGCCGCACCGACCGCGCACGTGGTGAAGGCCTTCAACCTGTGCCACGTCGACGTCTGGCGCCTGAACCCGCCCGTCTTCGACGGCCGCCCCCTCGCCGTCCCGCTGTGCGGGGACGACGAAGCGGCCCTGTCCGTCGTACGCCGACTCGTCCGCGACCTGGGCTGCGAGCCGCTGAACGCGGGGGGACTCGACAGGGCCGGTCTGCTGGAGGCGACGGCGGCACTGCTGATCCGGCTGTGGTCGGGGGAGGGCGCGGACGCCCAGGCGATCTCGCCGCCCCTGGCGTACGCGGCGGGTTAA
- a CDS encoding DUF4190 domain-containing protein, with protein MSDDAPTPAGDAARDPWPAPASDEAAGPQDAVPRVPLDKGAADTGAADKGAADKGAGAAGSPATPNPWAAPGDSAWSGPGHTVAANQPLAPAPAPAPSSPDQASPPVHDQRTVTSLPADGTAQPWATPFGHPQTNGPFGSFPPPDPATAAGGPPPNPNPFAPPAQGGAVPPPPIAPDGPGQVPYGYPGGYGYPPPPHYGGGAAGPYGWAGHGAGDSNGMGVAGLVLGIISAVVFCLWPLAIVLGILGVVFGAIGRGKARRGEASNPGQALAGIICGAAGIVLAIGMGVLVIVAP; from the coding sequence ATGTCCGACGACGCGCCGACTCCGGCCGGTGACGCCGCCCGCGACCCGTGGCCCGCGCCCGCTTCCGACGAGGCAGCCGGTCCGCAGGACGCGGTTCCCAGGGTGCCGTTGGACAAGGGAGCGGCGGACACGGGCGCCGCGGACAAGGGTGCCGCGGACAAGGGTGCCGGTGCCGCCGGTTCTCCCGCCACGCCCAACCCCTGGGCCGCCCCGGGCGACAGCGCGTGGAGCGGGCCCGGCCACACCGTCGCCGCGAACCAACCGCTGGCCCCCGCCCCTGCTCCCGCCCCCTCCTCTCCGGATCAGGCGTCCCCGCCCGTCCACGACCAGCGGACGGTCACCTCGCTGCCCGCGGACGGGACCGCGCAGCCCTGGGCCACCCCCTTCGGGCACCCGCAGACGAACGGTCCGTTCGGGTCCTTCCCGCCGCCCGACCCCGCGACGGCCGCCGGCGGCCCGCCGCCCAACCCCAACCCCTTCGCACCTCCCGCCCAGGGCGGGGCGGTCCCTCCACCGCCCATCGCACCCGACGGGCCCGGACAGGTCCCCTACGGCTATCCCGGCGGCTACGGCTACCCGCCCCCTCCCCACTACGGGGGCGGCGCTGCGGGCCCCTACGGCTGGGCGGGGCACGGGGCGGGGGACAGCAACGGCATGGGCGTCGCCGGGCTCGTGCTCGGGATCATCTCGGCCGTCGTCTTCTGCCTGTGGCCCCTGGCGATCGTCCTCGGCATCCTGGGTGTCGTCTTCGGCGCGATCGGGCGCGGCAAGGCCCGACGGGGCGAGGCCTCCAACCCCGGTCAGGCGCTGGCCGGGATCATCTGCGGAGCGGCGGGCATCGTGCTCGCCATCGGAATGGGCGTACTGGTGATCGTGGCCCCCTGA
- a CDS encoding polyamine ABC transporter substrate-binding protein: MEQYEPDRLSPAQVAAIRRSFRSGRAALTRRSLLRASAGGALTLGGLGALSGCGIPAAGKTTGGTSAEDHSAKEKTVNFSNWTEYMDVDDSGKHHPTLDAFTKRTGITVKYTEDINDNNEFFGKIKPQLAAGQDTGRDLIVLTDWLAARLIRLGWVQKLDASNLPHAYANLSAQFRSPDWDPGRAYSYPWQGISTVIAYNKKALDGVEVKSVSDLLDNPKLKGRVGFLTEMRDSVGMTLLDMGKDPAKFTDDDYDAAIARLQKGVDSGQIRRFTGNDYTSDITSGDFAACIAWAGDVVQLKADSPDVDFVIPDSGYMTSSDNLLIPNKARHKTNAERLMDYYYEPEPAAELAAYINYVCPVDGVKDALTKIDADAANNPLIIPDKAMQAKSRSFRSLSSKEETAYEAKFAKLTGA, translated from the coding sequence ATGGAGCAGTACGAGCCCGACCGCCTCAGTCCGGCCCAAGTGGCCGCCATACGGCGCAGCTTCCGCAGCGGCAGGGCGGCCCTGACCCGCCGGTCGCTGCTGCGCGCCTCCGCCGGCGGCGCGCTCACCCTGGGCGGCCTGGGGGCCTTGAGCGGCTGCGGGATCCCCGCGGCCGGCAAGACCACCGGCGGTACGTCCGCCGAGGACCACTCGGCGAAGGAGAAGACCGTCAACTTCTCCAACTGGACCGAGTACATGGACGTCGACGACAGCGGCAAGCACCACCCGACGCTCGACGCGTTCACCAAGCGGACCGGTATCACGGTCAAGTACACCGAGGACATCAACGACAACAACGAGTTCTTCGGCAAGATCAAGCCGCAGCTCGCCGCGGGCCAGGACACCGGCCGCGACCTGATCGTCCTCACCGACTGGCTGGCCGCCCGCCTCATCCGCCTGGGGTGGGTCCAGAAACTGGACGCGTCCAACCTGCCGCACGCCTACGCCAACCTGTCCGCGCAGTTCCGCAGCCCCGACTGGGACCCGGGCCGGGCGTACTCGTACCCCTGGCAGGGCATCTCCACGGTCATCGCCTACAACAAGAAGGCGCTGGACGGCGTCGAGGTGAAGTCGGTCTCCGACCTGCTCGACAACCCCAAGCTCAAGGGCCGCGTCGGCTTCCTCACCGAGATGCGCGACAGCGTCGGCATGACCCTGCTGGACATGGGCAAGGACCCGGCGAAGTTCACCGACGACGACTACGACGCGGCCATCGCCCGCCTCCAGAAGGGCGTCGACAGCGGCCAGATCCGCCGCTTCACCGGCAACGACTACACCTCCGACATCACCAGCGGCGACTTCGCGGCCTGCATCGCCTGGGCCGGTGACGTCGTCCAGCTCAAGGCGGACAGCCCCGACGTCGACTTCGTCATCCCCGACAGCGGCTACATGACGTCCAGCGACAACCTGCTGATCCCCAACAAGGCACGTCACAAGACGAACGCCGAGCGGCTCATGGACTACTACTACGAGCCGGAGCCGGCAGCCGAGCTCGCCGCGTACATCAACTACGTCTGTCCCGTCGACGGAGTGAAGGACGCGCTGACGAAGATCGACGCGGATGCGGCGAACAACCCGCTGATCATCCCCGACAAGGCCATGCAGGCGAAGTCCCGTTCCTTCCGCTCCCTGAGCTCGAAGGAAGAGACCGCCTACGAAGCGAAGTTCGCGAAGCTCACTGGGGCGTGA
- a CDS encoding gamma-aminobutyraldehyde dehydrogenase → MQDRFPAQERFADGAQYIGGRLTHGTSPRTHSVVDPATGEEVHTYRLASADDVDAAVAAARAAFPAWSGATPGERSDALHRFAAVLAERAEEFARAESLQCGKPLKLTREFDVPGTIDNTAFFAGAARHLAGQSAGEYSGDHTSYVRREPIGVVGSIAPWNYPLQMAAWKILPAIAAGNTIVLKPAELTPLTSLLFAQAATEAGLPDGVVNIVNGTGKEAGEHLVGHPDVVMTSFTGSTAVGKRVAEVATATVKRLHLELGGKAPFVVFDDADLEAAANGAVAGALINTGQDCTAATRAYVQRPLYEAFVERTAALMETVRLGDPFAPGTDLGPLVSHVQRDRVAAFVDRARAYARVVTGGEAPQGDLKNGAYYLPTLIADAAQDSEIVQSEIFGPVLVVLPFDSDDEGIALANDTPYGLAASAWSRDVYRANRATREIKAGCVWVNDHIPIISEMPHGGYKASGFGKDMSAYSFEEYTQIKHVMFDNTAVARKPWHRTIFGD, encoded by the coding sequence ATGCAGGACCGGTTCCCCGCACAGGAACGTTTCGCGGACGGCGCCCAGTACATCGGAGGCCGTCTCACCCACGGCACCTCGCCCCGGACCCACTCCGTGGTCGACCCCGCCACCGGCGAGGAGGTCCACACCTACCGCCTGGCGAGCGCGGACGACGTCGACGCGGCTGTCGCCGCCGCCCGCGCCGCCTTCCCGGCGTGGTCCGGTGCCACACCGGGCGAGCGCTCGGACGCCCTGCACCGCTTCGCCGCCGTCCTCGCCGAGCGCGCAGAGGAGTTCGCCCGGGCCGAGTCCCTGCAGTGCGGCAAGCCGCTGAAGCTGACCCGCGAGTTCGACGTGCCGGGGACGATCGACAACACCGCCTTCTTCGCCGGCGCAGCCCGCCACCTCGCCGGGCAGTCCGCGGGCGAGTACTCCGGCGACCACACCTCCTACGTCCGCCGCGAACCCATCGGCGTCGTCGGCTCCATCGCGCCCTGGAACTACCCCCTCCAGATGGCCGCCTGGAAGATCCTCCCGGCGATCGCCGCGGGCAACACCATCGTGCTCAAGCCCGCCGAGCTCACCCCGCTCACCTCCCTCCTCTTCGCCCAGGCGGCGACAGAGGCGGGCCTCCCCGACGGTGTCGTCAACATCGTCAACGGGACCGGAAAGGAGGCGGGCGAGCACCTCGTCGGGCACCCCGACGTCGTCATGACCTCCTTCACCGGCTCCACCGCCGTCGGCAAGCGCGTCGCCGAGGTCGCCACCGCGACCGTCAAGCGGCTCCACCTGGAGCTCGGCGGCAAGGCGCCGTTCGTCGTCTTCGACGACGCCGACCTCGAGGCCGCCGCCAACGGCGCGGTCGCGGGCGCGCTCATCAACACCGGGCAGGACTGCACGGCCGCCACGCGCGCGTACGTGCAACGGCCCCTCTACGAGGCGTTCGTCGAGCGGACGGCCGCCCTGATGGAGACCGTCCGGCTCGGTGATCCCTTCGCCCCCGGCACCGACCTCGGCCCCTTGGTCTCGCACGTCCAGCGCGACCGCGTCGCCGCCTTCGTCGACCGGGCGCGCGCCTACGCGCGCGTGGTGACCGGCGGCGAGGCCCCTCAGGGCGATCTCAAGAACGGGGCCTACTACCTCCCCACCCTGATCGCGGACGCGGCCCAGGACAGCGAGATCGTCCAGTCCGAGATCTTCGGACCGGTCCTGGTCGTCCTGCCCTTCGACAGCGACGACGAGGGCATCGCGCTCGCCAACGACACCCCGTACGGGCTCGCGGCCTCCGCCTGGAGCCGGGACGTGTACCGGGCGAACCGGGCGACACGCGAGATCAAGGCCGGATGCGTGTGGGTCAACGACCACATCCCGATCATCAGCGAGATGCCGCACGGCGGCTACAAGGCCTCCGGCTTCGGCAAGGACATGTCAGCGTACTCGTTCGAGGAGTACACCCAGATCAAGCACGTTATGTTCGATAACACTGCGGTGGCCCGGAAGCCCTGGCACCGCACCATCTTCGGGGACTGA
- a CDS encoding ABC transporter ATP-binding protein produces the protein MTTMKTTDNGSGDVRLSGISKTYGSFTAVHPLDLTVPQGSFFALLGASGCGKTTTLRMIAGLEEPSSGTVHLGDQDVTALPPYKRPVNTVFQSYALFPHLDIFENVAFGLRRRGIKSVKKQVEDMLELVQLGEQARKKPHQLSGGQQQRVAVARALINHPKVLLLDEPLGALDLKLRRQMQLELKRIQTEVGITFVHVTHDQEEAMTMADTVAVMNAGRVEQLGSPTDLYENPNTTFVANFLGTSNLIEAEVDTKNGDDIVLKAGGGKLVLPKARCSAPTTAGGKVLVGVRPEKISLTHADDAGEIAEGRNRITGKIANSSFIGVSTQYVIDSAVCPDFEVYAQNIDRDSRLVPGADVVLHWSPAHTFGLDASQDIDAGIQEETAV, from the coding sequence GTGACGACGATGAAGACCACAGACAACGGCAGCGGCGACGTCCGCCTCTCCGGCATCAGCAAGACCTACGGCTCCTTCACCGCCGTCCACCCGCTCGACCTGACCGTCCCACAGGGCTCCTTCTTCGCCCTGCTGGGCGCCTCCGGCTGCGGCAAGACCACCACCCTGCGCATGATCGCCGGCCTGGAGGAACCTTCCTCCGGCACCGTGCACCTCGGCGACCAGGACGTCACCGCGCTCCCGCCGTACAAGCGCCCGGTGAACACGGTCTTCCAGTCCTACGCCCTCTTCCCGCACCTCGACATCTTCGAGAACGTCGCCTTCGGCCTGCGCCGGCGTGGCATCAAGAGCGTGAAGAAGCAGGTCGAGGACATGCTGGAGCTCGTCCAGCTCGGAGAGCAGGCGCGCAAGAAGCCGCACCAGCTCTCCGGCGGCCAGCAGCAGCGCGTCGCCGTGGCCCGCGCCCTCATCAACCACCCCAAGGTGCTCCTCCTCGACGAACCCCTGGGCGCCCTCGACCTCAAGCTGCGCCGCCAGATGCAGCTGGAGCTCAAGCGCATCCAGACCGAGGTCGGCATCACCTTCGTACACGTCACGCACGACCAGGAGGAGGCCATGACGATGGCCGACACGGTCGCCGTGATGAACGCGGGGCGCGTCGAACAGCTCGGCTCGCCGACCGATCTGTACGAGAACCCGAACACCACCTTCGTCGCCAACTTCCTCGGCACGTCGAATCTGATCGAGGCCGAGGTCGACACCAAGAACGGCGACGACATCGTGCTGAAGGCGGGCGGCGGCAAGCTCGTCCTGCCAAAGGCCCGCTGCTCCGCGCCCACGACGGCCGGCGGCAAGGTGCTGGTCGGCGTCCGCCCGGAGAAGATCTCCCTCACCCACGCCGACGACGCGGGCGAGATCGCCGAGGGCCGCAACCGCATCACCGGGAAGATCGCCAACTCCTCGTTCATCGGCGTCTCCACCCAGTACGTCATCGACAGCGCGGTCTGCCCCGACTTCGAGGTCTACGCCCAGAACATCGACCGCGACTCCCGGCTGGTCCCCGGCGCGGACGTCGTCCTGCACTGGAGCCCGGCCCACACCTTCGGCCTGGACGCGTCACAGGACATCGACGCCGGCATCCAGGAAGAGACGGCGGTCTGA
- a CDS encoding glycerophosphodiester phosphodiesterase: MQTLTAVAHRGDPYRFRENTLDSLRSALDQGADAVEFDVRLTKDGVPVLLHDETLKRLWGLDRPLRSLSAAEVRGLTSGAVPTLAEALAATDGSRVMLDLPGMRDVREARRVVDAVREAGAADRAYYCAGAAEMLAVRGADPSAEIALTRTSLAPPRPALLAVVKPRWLNYRFSLVDRDLAARVHHDGYLLSVWTPDTRRSMRRLIDLGVDSITTNRIDVLTALRKRG, translated from the coding sequence ATGCAGACGCTCACTGCCGTGGCCCATCGCGGCGACCCGTACCGCTTCCGTGAGAACACGCTCGACTCGCTGCGTTCCGCGCTCGACCAGGGCGCGGACGCCGTCGAGTTCGACGTCCGCCTCACCAAGGACGGCGTGCCCGTGCTGCTGCACGACGAGACGCTGAAGCGGCTGTGGGGGCTGGACCGGCCACTGCGCTCGCTGTCGGCCGCCGAGGTGCGCGGGCTGACGTCGGGCGCGGTGCCGACCCTCGCGGAGGCGCTCGCCGCGACCGACGGCAGCCGGGTCATGCTGGACCTTCCGGGCATGCGGGACGTGCGGGAGGCGCGCCGGGTGGTGGACGCCGTGCGGGAGGCGGGGGCGGCCGACCGGGCCTACTACTGTGCGGGCGCCGCCGAGATGCTCGCCGTGCGCGGCGCCGACCCGTCCGCCGAGATCGCCCTGACCCGCACGAGCCTGGCGCCCCCGCGCCCCGCCCTCCTCGCGGTGGTGAAGCCGCGCTGGCTCAACTACCGCTTCTCTCTCGTCGACCGGGACCTGGCCGCCCGCGTCCACCACGACGGCTACCTGCTCTCCGTCTGGACCCCCGACACCCGCCGTTCCATGCGCCGGCTCATCGACCTGGGCGTCGACTCCATCACCACCAACCGCATCGACGTCCTGACCGCCCTGCGCAAGCGGGGTTAA
- a CDS encoding NADAR family protein, whose protein sequence is MERIDCREALVREVRAGARIKYLHFWGHRPQPDGRLGQSCLSQWWPSPFVVDGVTYATAEHWMMAGKARLFEDAEAERRALAARSPAQAKKEGRLVRGFDEATWERERFRIVVEGSVHKFASDAGLRAFLLSTSKRVLVEASPVDRVWGIGLAADDEAAMDPERWRGPNLLGFALMEARERLRAEA, encoded by the coding sequence ATGGAGAGGATCGATTGCCGGGAGGCCCTGGTCAGGGAGGTCCGGGCAGGGGCGAGGATCAAGTACCTGCACTTCTGGGGGCACCGGCCGCAGCCGGACGGCCGGCTGGGCCAGAGCTGTCTGAGCCAGTGGTGGCCGTCACCGTTCGTGGTCGACGGAGTCACGTATGCGACGGCCGAGCACTGGATGATGGCCGGGAAGGCGCGGCTTTTCGAGGACGCGGAGGCGGAGCGGAGGGCGCTGGCCGCCAGGTCCCCCGCCCAGGCGAAGAAGGAGGGGCGGCTGGTGCGCGGCTTCGACGAGGCGACCTGGGAGCGGGAGCGGTTCCGGATCGTGGTCGAGGGCAGCGTCCACAAGTTCGCCTCGGACGCCGGGCTGCGAGCGTTCCTGCTGAGCACGAGCAAGCGTGTGCTGGTGGAGGCGAGCCCCGTGGACCGCGTGTGGGGCATCGGCCTGGCGGCGGACGACGAGGCGGCGATGGACCCGGAGCGCTGGCGGGGCCCGAACCTGCTGGGCTTCGCCCTGATGGAGGCCCGGGAGCGGTTGAGAGCGGAGGCCTGA